The following proteins come from a genomic window of Natrinema saccharevitans:
- a CDS encoding 50S ribosomal protein L10 encodes MSAQAERKTENLPQWKKEEVAELEEIIERYDSVGIVGIAGIPSKQLQDMRRDLYGTAQLRVSRNTLQARALEDAGLGDLVEHVEGQVGIVGTNENPFSLYKELEASKTPAPINEGEVAPNDIVIPEGDTGVDPGPFVGDLQSIGANARIEDGSIQVMEDSTVLEAGEEVSADLANVLNELGIEPKEVGLDLRAVVADGVRFDPEDLDIDVEAYESDVSTAAARARNLAVNASFPTASTAPTLIAKATGEAKSLGLQAAIEDEELMPDLVSKADAQLRALAAQIDDEDALPEELQDVDAAAQPAAADEGDADDESTDDQTDETEADDADDGDDEDDGDGAAGLGEMFG; translated from the coding sequence ATGAGCGCACAGGCCGAACGCAAGACCGAGAACCTTCCCCAGTGGAAGAAAGAGGAAGTCGCGGAGCTCGAGGAGATCATCGAGCGCTACGACAGCGTCGGCATCGTCGGTATCGCCGGCATCCCCTCGAAACAGCTTCAGGACATGCGTCGCGACCTGTACGGCACGGCCCAGTTGCGGGTCAGCCGTAACACGCTGCAGGCCCGCGCGCTGGAAGACGCCGGCCTCGGCGACCTCGTCGAACACGTCGAGGGCCAGGTCGGTATCGTCGGCACGAACGAGAACCCGTTCTCGCTGTACAAGGAACTCGAGGCGTCGAAGACGCCGGCACCGATCAACGAGGGCGAGGTCGCGCCGAACGACATCGTGATCCCCGAAGGGGACACCGGTGTCGATCCGGGGCCGTTCGTCGGCGACCTCCAGAGCATCGGCGCGAACGCGCGCATCGAGGACGGCTCGATTCAGGTTATGGAGGACTCGACGGTCTTAGAGGCCGGCGAGGAAGTCTCCGCGGATCTGGCCAACGTCCTCAACGAACTCGGGATCGAGCCCAAGGAAGTCGGGCTCGACCTGCGCGCCGTCGTCGCCGACGGCGTTCGCTTCGACCCCGAGGACCTCGACATCGACGTCGAGGCCTACGAGAGCGACGTGTCGACGGCCGCCGCCCGCGCACGGAACCTCGCGGTCAACGCGAGCTTCCCGACCGCGAGCACGGCCCCGACGCTCATCGCCAAGGCCACGGGCGAGGCCAAGAGCCTCGGCCTGCAGGCCGCCATCGAGGACGAAGAGCTGATGCCCGACCTCGTCAGCAAGGCCGACGCACAGCTGCGTGCGCTCGCGGCCCAGATCGACGACGAGGATGCCCTGCCGGAGGAACTGCAGGACGTCGACGCGGCCGCCCAGCCGGCGGCCGCCGACGAGGGCGACGCTGACGACGAATCGACAGACGATCAGACGGACGAGACCGAGGCCGACGACGCCGACGACGGTGACGACGAAGACGACGGCGACGGCGCGGCCGGTCTCGGCGAGATGTTCGGATAA
- a CDS encoding disk-shape morphogenesis protein volactin: protein MAYGLDIGPGTVRAATDADGGEGIDAVPPIVVPVDDAALETMGVPEERTIRADGTTYVVGDVARTIADETDEEPRSVFDGGVLAAETTAYATPALDAVVGDLLEGASDGRLCYTTPGPLIEAAVSTDAHREAVETVLADRGLEATPISTGFAVIYDQLAGDNYTGLGIHIGSRTTNATLAYYGVPAMTCSLAKGREWLVERAAAETGHAASQVAGVLEEFTLDPDAAAGGIESALAEAFDGLIAALIEAIRAEADESDVQEGLSVPIAIAGTGAAEGVEYLFGGRFDAAALPFSVRGVRLADAPAESAASGALAAANDDVDAYEAITWDDPAAGGDDGDAVTTPSAATDDPEDGAESTTAGGPTELAFDEPSRTDPSDDAIDQLFDRLADRDAEIESVRADVEGLIEDLEYVEERTAPADAVDELDERLESFADELADLADESETHADESAVADVSDDVERLDGDLEALSDALAALEADVDGVDDELAELDATAADERAAIEKRLDDLGSDLDAVSERAETAEDGLDDLRDDLEVLEGTAATEADLEALEETTAELTAALDDLETATDRAETRLEGVSGRLEELRTRIDGVSGRLEERSERTDARVDEIETAIDEGIAAVEADIETVRERLDDRTEGLERDLDDARDALANLEETVATDERVEGLADDLAALSDALESLEDDLETRIGRAESDLEGRIDTATDEIAADLSELEATVGRLDEEAVTAETLASVRESVSETADGTEAVADDVDAIDADLEVIDERLDDLESETESLTETVSALEDEVDDADRRLADHDDRLADVSATLETVESALEETGGDLETLTERIDDAASEEDLSALEDEVSATAERLESVRAAYDDLAESVDSMPPASAVDSLEDEVATLGNDVRAVEDETGALEDDLGSVENDLDSLDERFGTVSAGLSDLEERVDSIDARLDDVDERADRIDDLESLRTDLAAVREETTAGVALSTAVAAGGGGAGVVAGGVAALTGETAVGAGAVVLGLLLVGVAVTLAR, encoded by the coding sequence ATGGCATACGGTCTCGACATCGGCCCGGGGACGGTACGGGCCGCTACCGACGCGGACGGAGGGGAGGGGATCGACGCGGTCCCGCCGATCGTCGTTCCGGTCGACGACGCCGCCCTCGAGACGATGGGGGTCCCCGAGGAACGCACGATACGTGCGGACGGAACGACGTACGTGGTCGGCGACGTCGCCCGGACGATCGCCGACGAGACCGACGAGGAGCCACGGTCGGTGTTCGACGGCGGCGTCCTCGCGGCGGAGACGACGGCGTACGCGACGCCCGCACTGGACGCCGTCGTCGGCGACCTACTCGAGGGGGCGTCCGACGGACGCCTCTGTTATACGACGCCGGGGCCGCTGATCGAGGCCGCGGTCTCGACCGATGCGCATCGCGAGGCAGTCGAGACCGTGCTGGCCGATCGCGGCCTCGAGGCGACGCCGATCAGCACGGGGTTCGCGGTGATCTACGACCAACTGGCCGGCGACAACTACACCGGGCTTGGGATCCACATCGGGTCCCGGACCACGAACGCGACGCTCGCGTACTACGGCGTCCCGGCGATGACCTGCTCGCTCGCGAAGGGCCGGGAGTGGCTCGTCGAACGGGCGGCCGCCGAAACGGGCCACGCGGCGTCACAGGTCGCCGGCGTCCTCGAGGAGTTCACGCTCGATCCGGACGCGGCCGCCGGCGGGATCGAGAGCGCGCTCGCCGAGGCGTTCGACGGCCTGATCGCGGCGCTGATCGAGGCGATCCGCGCGGAAGCCGACGAGAGCGACGTTCAGGAGGGGCTATCCGTCCCGATCGCCATCGCGGGGACGGGTGCGGCCGAGGGCGTCGAGTACCTGTTCGGCGGCCGGTTCGACGCGGCCGCGCTCCCGTTTTCGGTCCGCGGCGTCCGGCTCGCCGACGCGCCCGCGGAAAGCGCCGCCAGTGGTGCCCTCGCGGCAGCGAACGACGACGTCGATGCCTACGAGGCGATCACGTGGGACGACCCGGCGGCCGGCGGCGACGATGGGGATGCCGTCACTACCCCGAGCGCCGCTACCGACGACCCGGAGGATGGCGCGGAGTCGACGACCGCCGGCGGGCCGACCGAACTCGCGTTCGACGAGCCGTCACGCACCGATCCCAGCGACGACGCCATCGACCAGTTGTTCGATCGGCTCGCCGACCGCGACGCGGAGATCGAGTCGGTCCGGGCGGACGTCGAGGGACTGATCGAGGACCTCGAGTACGTCGAGGAGCGGACCGCGCCGGCCGACGCGGTCGACGAACTCGACGAGCGCCTCGAGTCGTTCGCCGACGAGCTGGCCGACCTCGCAGACGAGAGCGAGACCCACGCGGACGAGTCGGCCGTCGCGGACGTCTCGGACGACGTCGAACGACTCGACGGCGATCTCGAGGCGCTGTCGGACGCCCTCGCGGCCCTCGAAGCGGACGTCGACGGCGTCGACGACGAACTGGCGGAACTGGACGCGACCGCGGCCGACGAGCGGGCCGCCATCGAGAAGCGACTGGACGACCTCGGGAGCGACCTCGACGCGGTATCCGAGCGGGCGGAAACGGCCGAGGACGGCCTCGACGACCTTCGAGACGACCTCGAGGTCCTCGAGGGGACGGCGGCGACCGAGGCCGATCTCGAGGCCCTCGAGGAGACGACCGCGGAGCTGACGGCGGCCCTCGACGACCTCGAAACGGCGACCGACCGCGCCGAGACCCGACTCGAGGGGGTCTCGGGACGGCTCGAGGAACTGCGTACCCGGATCGACGGCGTCTCGGGCCGACTCGAGGAGCGGTCCGAGCGGACCGACGCGCGGGTCGACGAGATCGAGACCGCGATCGACGAGGGGATCGCGGCCGTCGAGGCCGACATCGAGACCGTTCGCGAGCGGCTGGACGACCGGACAGAGGGGCTCGAGCGTGACCTCGACGACGCCCGGGATGCCCTCGCGAACCTCGAGGAAACGGTGGCGACCGACGAGCGAGTCGAAGGGCTCGCCGACGACCTCGCGGCGCTGTCGGACGCCCTCGAGTCGCTCGAAGACGACCTCGAGACGCGGATCGGCCGGGCGGAGTCGGACCTCGAGGGCCGGATCGACACCGCGACCGACGAGATCGCCGCGGACCTCTCGGAACTCGAGGCGACCGTCGGCCGACTCGACGAGGAGGCTGTCACGGCGGAGACGCTCGCGTCGGTGCGGGAGTCGGTGAGCGAAACCGCCGACGGGACCGAGGCGGTGGCCGACGACGTCGACGCGATCGACGCCGACCTCGAGGTGATCGATGAACGACTGGACGACCTCGAGTCCGAAACCGAATCGCTGACCGAGACGGTGTCGGCGCTCGAGGACGAGGTCGACGATGCCGACCGACGGCTGGCCGACCACGACGACCGCCTCGCGGACGTTTCGGCGACGCTCGAGACGGTCGAATCCGCCCTCGAGGAAACCGGCGGCGACCTCGAAACCCTCACGGAGCGGATCGACGACGCCGCCAGCGAGGAAGACCTGTCGGCCCTCGAGGACGAGGTGTCCGCGACCGCCGAGCGTCTCGAGTCGGTGCGCGCGGCATACGACGACCTCGCCGAGTCCGTCGATTCGATGCCGCCGGCGTCGGCGGTCGACTCGCTCGAGGACGAGGTGGCGACGCTCGGAAACGATGTCCGTGCGGTCGAAGACGAGACGGGGGCGCTCGAGGATGACCTGGGGTCGGTCGAGAACGACCTCGACTCGTTGGACGAGCGATTCGGGACGGTTTCGGCGGGACTGTCCGATCTCGAGGAGCGAGTCGACTCCATCGACGCGCGACTCGACGATGTCGACGAACGGGCGGACCGAATCGACGATCTCGAGTCGCTCCGGACGGACCTCGCGGCCGTCCGCGAGGAGACGACCGCCGGTGTGGCCCTTTCGACCGCGGTCGCTGCGGGCGGTGGCGGCGCGGGCGTCGTCGCGGGCGGCGTCGCCGCCCTCACCGGTGAGACCGCCGTCGGGGCCGGTGCCGTCGTCCTCGGCCTCCTGTTGGTCGGCGTCGCGGTGACGCTCGCTCGCTGA
- a CDS encoding 50S ribosomal protein L11 has protein sequence MAGTIEVLVPGGQANPGPPLGPELGPTPVDVQAVVQEINDQTEAFDGTEVPVTVDYDDDGSFEIDVGVPPTAELVKDEAGFETGSGEPQKDFVADLSVDQVKQIAEQKHPDLLAYDLRNAAKEVVGTCASMGVTIEGNDAREFKERVDDGEYDDVLVDEAAA, from the coding sequence ATGGCTGGAACCATCGAAGTGCTCGTTCCGGGTGGCCAGGCCAATCCTGGCCCGCCGCTCGGTCCCGAGCTCGGACCGACCCCCGTCGACGTGCAGGCCGTCGTACAGGAGATCAACGACCAGACCGAAGCGTTCGACGGGACCGAAGTCCCCGTCACCGTCGACTACGACGACGACGGCTCCTTCGAGATCGACGTCGGCGTTCCGCCGACGGCCGAACTCGTCAAGGACGAAGCCGGCTTCGAGACCGGCAGCGGCGAGCCACAGAAGGACTTCGTCGCCGACCTCTCGGTCGATCAGGTCAAACAGATCGCCGAGCAGAAACACCCCGATCTGCTGGCCTACGACCTCCGCAACGCGGCCAAGGAAGTCGTCGGTACCTGCGCCTCGATGGGCGTCACCATCGAGGGCAACGACGCTCGAGAGTTCAAGGAACGCGTCGACGACGGCGAGTACGACGACGTACTCGTCGACGAAGCGGCGGCGTAA
- a CDS encoding 50S ribosomal protein L1: MADSDIETAVARALEDSPDRNFTETVDLAINLRDLDLNEPSNRVDESIVLPAGTGQETRIVVIAEGETAVRAEEAADDVLSADDVADLDDDEAKDMADETDFFIAEEAMMQDIARHLGTILGPRGKMPDPLSPDDDVVETVNRLKNTVQLRSGDRRTFHTLVGAEDMDAESIADNIDVILRRLHADLEKGPQNIDAVYVKTTMGPSVEVA; encoded by the coding sequence ATGGCAGATTCGGATATTGAAACAGCAGTAGCCCGCGCACTCGAGGACTCGCCGGACCGGAACTTTACCGAGACGGTGGACCTCGCGATCAATCTGCGCGACTTAGACCTGAACGAACCGTCGAACCGCGTTGACGAGTCGATCGTCCTGCCGGCCGGAACCGGCCAGGAGACCCGCATCGTCGTCATCGCCGAGGGAGAGACAGCAGTCCGCGCCGAAGAGGCGGCGGACGACGTTCTCTCGGCCGATGATGTCGCGGATCTGGACGACGACGAGGCCAAGGATATGGCCGACGAGACGGACTTCTTCATCGCCGAAGAGGCGATGATGCAAGACATCGCCCGGCACCTGGGTACCATTCTCGGTCCCCGGGGGAAGATGCCGGACCCGCTCTCGCCCGACGACGACGTCGTCGAAACCGTCAACCGGCTCAAAAACACCGTGCAGCTTCGCTCCGGCGACCGACGAACCTTCCACACCCTCGTCGGCGCCGAAGACATGGACGCCGAGTCGATCGCCGACAACATCGACGTCATCCTGCGACGCCTGCACGCCGACCTCGAGAAGGGCCCCCAGAACATCGACGCCGTCTACGTCAAGACGACGATGGGGCCGTCCGTGGAGGTGGCCTAA
- a CDS encoding phosphoenolpyruvate carboxykinase (ATP), translated as MSETGTESRPLVRQLPDPTTASNVRYNPSLEELRELADHEETTTEFGSPSYVSEYRSRSADRTKNAVDDEFDERDHQLIDDAVDRTDEIEFVCVDRLMGRHPEASFCCRLFVPVEHARIAYAWANLFEPADGRDPDLYTVQLPDYDETAIRVLPDTGFTAVLGSDYTGEAKKSFLRLFMYRIKQQGGLGLHAGSKRVRVRDADGDLRTVGQVFMGLSATGKSTLTSHGCWLEDPEDASMLQDDVCGLLSDGSVAGSEGQGLFIKTIGLGEDEQPELYEAATDESAILENVAVDEDGTVDFDEDRYTSNSRAIIQRDQLESADEEIDLGSMDQAFFITRNPLMPPVAKLDEEQAAVAFMLGESIETSAGDPSRAGESIRVVGTNPFIVGPEGEEGNIFHELIDILDVDCYVINTGYLGDKSKDIGVTESVTILTEAARGTIEWTHDERMGLTVPESIPELDVEDYYVPDHVDDYEDALADLRAERREYLEQFDELREEIKDAVY; from the coding sequence ATGTCTGAAACCGGGACGGAGTCCCGTCCGCTGGTCCGACAGCTTCCGGATCCAACCACAGCGTCGAACGTCCGGTACAACCCGTCGCTCGAGGAACTACGCGAACTCGCCGACCACGAGGAGACGACCACCGAGTTCGGGTCGCCGTCCTACGTCAGCGAGTACCGCTCGCGGAGCGCCGATCGGACGAAAAACGCCGTCGACGACGAGTTCGACGAGCGCGATCACCAACTGATCGACGACGCCGTCGACCGCACCGACGAGATCGAGTTCGTCTGCGTCGATCGACTGATGGGCCGCCATCCCGAGGCGTCGTTTTGCTGTCGGCTCTTCGTCCCCGTCGAACACGCCCGCATCGCCTACGCGTGGGCGAATCTGTTCGAGCCCGCCGACGGCCGGGACCCGGACCTCTATACGGTCCAGCTCCCCGACTACGACGAGACCGCCATCCGCGTGCTTCCCGACACCGGTTTCACCGCCGTGTTAGGCAGCGACTACACCGGCGAAGCCAAGAAGTCGTTCCTCCGGCTGTTCATGTACCGGATCAAACAGCAGGGCGGCCTCGGACTCCACGCGGGGAGCAAACGGGTCCGCGTCCGCGACGCCGACGGCGACCTCCGGACCGTCGGGCAGGTCTTCATGGGGCTGTCCGCGACCGGCAAGTCGACGCTTACCTCCCACGGCTGCTGGCTCGAGGACCCCGAGGACGCCTCGATGCTGCAGGACGACGTCTGCGGCCTCCTCTCTGACGGCTCCGTCGCCGGCAGCGAAGGCCAGGGCCTGTTCATCAAGACGATCGGTCTCGGCGAGGACGAACAGCCCGAACTCTACGAGGCCGCGACCGACGAGTCGGCGATCCTCGAGAACGTCGCCGTCGACGAGGACGGCACCGTCGACTTCGACGAGGACCGCTACACCTCGAACTCCCGTGCGATCATCCAGCGCGACCAACTCGAGAGCGCCGACGAGGAGATCGACCTCGGCAGCATGGATCAGGCCTTCTTCATCACCCGAAACCCCCTGATGCCGCCGGTCGCCAAGCTCGACGAGGAGCAGGCGGCCGTCGCCTTCATGCTCGGCGAGTCGATCGAGACCAGCGCGGGCGACCCCTCCCGCGCCGGCGAGTCGATCCGCGTCGTCGGGACCAACCCCTTCATCGTCGGCCCGGAGGGCGAGGAGGGCAACATCTTCCACGAACTGATCGACATCCTCGACGTCGACTGCTACGTCATCAACACGGGCTATCTCGGCGACAAGTCCAAGGACATCGGCGTCACCGAGTCGGTGACGATCCTCACCGAGGCGGCCCGCGGCACCATCGAGTGGACCCACGACGAGCGGATGGGCCTGACCGTCCCCGAGTCGATACCGGAACTCGACGTCGAGGACTACTACGTCCCCGATCACGTCGACGACTACGAGGACGCACTCGCCGACCTACGCGCCGAGCGCCGCGAGTACCTCGAGCAGTTCGACGAACTCCGCGAGGAGATCAAAGACGCCGTCTACTGA
- the rpl12p gene encoding 50S ribosomal protein P1, with protein MEYVYAALILNESGEEINEDNLTNVLDAAGVDVEESRVKALVAALEDVDIDEAVSEAAAVPAGGAAAGGAAGAEEADDEGDDEEEAEETSDVPDTTDDDDDDEADGEGLGELFG; from the coding sequence ATGGAATACGTATACGCTGCACTCATCCTGAACGAATCGGGCGAAGAGATCAACGAAGACAACCTGACGAACGTACTCGACGCCGCGGGCGTCGACGTCGAGGAGTCCCGCGTCAAGGCCCTCGTCGCCGCGCTCGAGGACGTCGACATCGACGAGGCAGTCTCCGAAGCCGCAGCCGTCCCCGCCGGCGGGGCCGCCGCGGGCGGCGCTGCAGGTGCCGAGGAAGCCGACGACGAGGGCGACGACGAGGAAGAGGCCGAAGAGACCAGCGACGTGCCGGACACGACGGACGACGACGATGACGACGAGGCCGACGGCGAGGGTCTCGGCGAACTCTTCGGATAA
- a CDS encoding tripartite tricarboxylate transporter permease, whose protein sequence is MPAPIEVVSEPAVTLQLLGWVLAGSLLGCCSGLVPGLHANNFAFLLAGVVPSVPGPPLFVGCAMLAAGVVHTFLNAVPAMALGVPDAEMAVTALPGHRLVLEGRGYEAIRLSALGSLLAVLAAVPLALPVTAVVTAAYPTVRTHLSLVLAMVAVALIASEPTRRGRIGGLVSFALATALGAVALNLSPDAPLEAGGTLAPLFAGLFGAPVLIDAVRGGGVPRQEGTTVTTSRRFVGATAVAGALAGAVVGYLPGISAAIAAVAVLAVVPNGASDRGYVVATSGVDTSNTIFALFALVAIGQPRTGVLVAFEGTAAPLELPILLAAVVLAGLGGFVAVIVLGDAYLDAVGQLSYWKISVAVLAALLALSYLFTGILGIAIFAVATAIGMVPVRVRCRRVHLMGVLIGPLMLGL, encoded by the coding sequence ATGCCCGCCCCGATCGAAGTCGTGAGCGAGCCGGCAGTAACCCTCCAGTTGCTGGGCTGGGTACTGGCAGGCTCCCTACTGGGATGTTGTAGCGGGCTGGTCCCCGGTCTCCACGCCAACAACTTCGCGTTCCTGCTGGCCGGCGTCGTGCCGTCGGTCCCCGGGCCGCCGCTGTTCGTCGGCTGTGCGATGCTCGCGGCCGGCGTCGTCCACACCTTCCTGAACGCCGTCCCCGCGATGGCCCTCGGCGTTCCCGACGCGGAGATGGCGGTCACCGCGCTCCCCGGCCATCGGCTGGTCCTCGAGGGCCGGGGCTACGAGGCGATCCGACTCTCCGCGCTGGGCAGCCTCCTCGCCGTCCTCGCGGCGGTCCCGCTCGCGCTTCCCGTGACCGCGGTCGTAACGGCGGCGTATCCGACGGTCCGGACCCACCTCTCGCTGGTCCTCGCGATGGTGGCGGTGGCGCTGATCGCCTCGGAACCCACCCGGCGCGGTCGGATCGGCGGTCTCGTCTCCTTCGCGCTGGCGACCGCCCTCGGCGCGGTCGCGCTGAACCTCTCGCCGGACGCTCCGCTCGAGGCCGGCGGGACCCTCGCACCGCTTTTCGCCGGGCTGTTCGGCGCGCCGGTGTTGATCGACGCCGTCCGCGGGGGCGGCGTGCCGCGACAGGAAGGAACGACGGTCACGACTTCGCGGCGGTTCGTCGGGGCGACGGCGGTCGCCGGCGCGCTCGCGGGTGCCGTGGTCGGCTACCTGCCGGGGATCTCGGCCGCCATCGCCGCCGTGGCCGTGTTAGCTGTCGTGCCGAACGGGGCCAGCGACCGCGGCTACGTCGTCGCGACCAGCGGCGTCGACACCTCGAACACCATCTTCGCGCTCTTTGCACTGGTCGCCATCGGCCAGCCCCGGACCGGCGTGCTTGTCGCTTTCGAGGGGACCGCCGCGCCGCTCGAGCTCCCGATCCTGCTCGCGGCCGTCGTCCTCGCGGGACTGGGCGGGTTCGTCGCCGTGATCGTGCTGGGGGACGCCTACCTCGACGCCGTCGGGCAGCTGTCGTACTGGAAGATTTCGGTCGCCGTCCTCGCCGCGTTGCTCGCGCTCTCGTACCTGTTTACCGGCATCCTCGGGATCGCGATCTTCGCCGTCGCGACGGCGATCGGGATGGTCCCGGTTCGCGTGCGGTGTCGACGCGTCCACCTGATGGGCGTCCTGATCGGCCCGCTGATGCTGGGGCTCTGA
- a CDS encoding DUF7501 family protein — translation MAVNTTTDWSDPVTCPFCGDELASPGAGFVDHIDEKNDCEEGFEQWRQNIAGDLAGEWSG, via the coding sequence ATGGCTGTGAACACGACGACGGACTGGTCCGACCCTGTCACGTGCCCGTTCTGCGGAGACGAACTCGCGTCGCCCGGCGCCGGCTTCGTCGATCACATCGACGAGAAAAACGATTGCGAGGAGGGGTTCGAACAGTGGCGACAGAACATCGCCGGCGACCTCGCCGGCGAATGGTCCGGGTAG
- the cutA gene encoding divalent-cation tolerance protein CutA: MPTVYVTAPLEAADEIAEALVAERLAACVNRLESTSTYRWKGTVHRDEEVVLLAKTTDDAYDALVDRVLELHPYDVPCIERFDEGDVLESFATWRADSVEQ, translated from the coding sequence ATGCCGACCGTCTACGTCACAGCGCCGCTCGAAGCGGCCGATGAGATCGCCGAGGCGCTCGTCGCGGAACGCCTCGCAGCCTGCGTCAACCGACTCGAGTCGACCTCGACGTACCGCTGGAAGGGGACAGTTCATCGCGACGAGGAGGTCGTCCTGCTCGCGAAGACCACCGACGACGCCTACGACGCCCTCGTCGACCGCGTCCTCGAACTCCACCCCTACGACGTCCCCTGTATCGAACGCTTCGACGAGGGCGACGTCCTCGAGTCGTTCGCGACGTGGCGGGCCGACAGCGTCGAGCAGTGA
- a CDS encoding rubrerythrin-like domain-containing protein translates to MAVKEQREYECVDCGRRETVGDALVSTCPHCGGEMRNVELIR, encoded by the coding sequence ATGGCAGTCAAGGAGCAACGCGAGTACGAGTGCGTCGACTGCGGGCGGCGAGAAACGGTCGGCGACGCGCTCGTCAGCACCTGTCCGCACTGCGGGGGCGAGATGCGTAACGTCGAGTTGATTCGGTAG
- a CDS encoding HEWD family protein: MSAQVRKPTARVCEECGRVERWDETLEAWQLALEDGEKQVGNPHCIHEWDINGTFNPVDGDEE; encoded by the coding sequence ATGAGCGCACAGGTACGGAAACCGACCGCGAGAGTCTGTGAAGAATGCGGGCGAGTCGAACGATGGGACGAGACCCTCGAGGCCTGGCAACTCGCCCTCGAGGATGGCGAGAAACAGGTCGGCAACCCACACTGCATCCACGAGTGGGACATCAACGGCACGTTCAATCCGGTCGACGGCGACGAGGAGTAG